The DNA window AACTGAGACGAAGAGACAAATCCCTCGGCGCCGATCGTAACCCCTCCCGCATCGGCCCTCCGGTAGTTGGAGTAAATCCCGAAGGCATCAAGCAGAGAGGCCATCCTGTAGACATCTACCTCGACCGCCAACCGTTGATCTCTCTTGTTTATATAGGTGGCCGTGGCGAGTTGCTCAAACCCGTAGGGGAAATAGAGTTCCGCTTCGCCATTTATATGATCGAACAGGGTATCCTTGGTGTAGAGGGTTGCCTTGCCGTCCACGACCCAGTCTTCCGCAAACCCGCGTGCGGGCAGAACGCTTGTGATGGAACTGTCAGCAGCAAAGACCGGCCCGGGCACAGACAATGTGAGCACTAAAACGCATGTGATGATTGCAGAGATCACACCAAATCGATCCATTGACACCATCCCTGTCCGGCACAAATTACCGTGTATTATTTCCCTATGCCAGAAGCTTCCTGGCCCGCTCCATCTTCACCGGAATATCGAGTCCGTGGACACAGCTTGCCACACAGTCCGTGCAATTGAGGCAAGCAGAAGCGGATACGCGCGAAGGAATCTCATAGTACGTGGACCGGGCAAGTTCAGCGCTCCTGTAAGCCTCTGCGTACATAAGGCAACGGTTGATCGTACTGATCTCTACACCCCTTGGACACGTTTTCTCACACATTCCGCAGAGGTGGCAGTAGTAAGGCCGTACAGCGGCGCCATAGCGTTTCAGGATAAGCCCGTCGAGATACCCGAAACGCATCCCCATTACAGCGATGTCTTCCCTGAGTTCCGCCATGTCTCTCATGCCGGGAATTGCGGCGGTGATATGCTTATTCTGAAGCGCCCATTTGAGGGCGGCCTGGTGGGGGCTGATCGGACCCAACGCGCCGGTTGTATAACCTCCGGCCTGTGTTTTCATTGCAATTATCCCGATGTTTGCCTGGGCGGCCCTTGCTATCGCCTCCGTTACATCCTTGCCGCTCTTGAAGTTGTACGCTACGAGGGCCGTGTGGAAGAACCTGTCGCGATCTTCCACAAGTGCATGGAGCACCTCTGCCTGATTTGTATGCGTGGTCACCCCGAAGAAACGCACCTTTCCCTGCTCTTTCAGCCTGACGAGGGCCTCTCGCGTCTCCGGAATGAATGCCCGATCCTTGCCGGTGAGATTATGGAGCTGGATGACATCTATATAGTCGGTTTCAAGCGCCCTGAGGCTTGTCTCAACATCCTTGATAATGGCCTCTTTCGACTTCGAGGCAGGTTGTGTCTTCGTCGCCACATATATCTTGTCACGCTTGCCCTTCAAGGCCTTTGCGACGATTTCCTCGTTTTTGCCTCCCATGTATCGCCGCGCGGTATCGACATAGTTGACGCCGTGATCAAAGGCGACCCTCATCACCTCTGCCTCAGGTGTAAGCATCGCCCCGAAACTTACAACCGTAATCTTCATTCCTGTTCGTCCTAGGGTTCGATAGACAGGTGTGGGAAAGACGAAGTCCCCCGATGATGCATAGTTCATGGCTTCGGCAAGGTTTTCCCACCCGAGCAGAGCCGATGTGGTCCCGAGCAGGCCAACTCTCAAGAAATCTCTCCTGTTCAATCCTGCGCATCCCTTTCCTTTGTGCATGACACCCTCATTGCGATTCAACTAATCTTGGCCGTTACCATCAAGGAAACAAAACAATTCGTTCGAATTATACATGAAAACCGGAGTTTCCTCCATACCATATTTTATGTCAAAACTCTGAGATTTCTATGCACCGGTGCGGAAAGGTTACATGTTGAAAACCTTTTCCAAACCTGACTCCCCACTTCTGATGCCAAGAAAGGCAATACTATTCTTGTGATTTGCGTCACTGAACGAATTGTTCATATATGATCATATGCATTGAAGCTCCCCGCAGCCCGCCTCGGGGAATCTTCGATCCTTAATGTGAAAGGCATCAATTGTAATTATTTTATCTTTGTGGTTTAAAACGCTGTAACAATGGTATAATATAATGGTATGGATATGATAGAAGGTCGCTTATTTTCCGGAAACGAAATCAATAACTTCCTTATTAATGAATGGAGGTTTCGCAAATGAACGACGAAGACAAAACGAAACAAGAACTTATTAGCAAGCTGAATGAAATGCATCTTCACCTCGACGAAATGAAAAAATCAGAAGATGAAACCGGACATGCCCAATCTACAATACAAATCTCAGAAACCCGATACCGGCGGCTCTTTGAAACTGCTCAGGCCATGGCCTTCACTCTTGAAAAAAATGATGCTTACAAGGCGGGACACCATCTGAGGGTGACTAATCTTGCCTTTGCCATTGGGACAGAAATGAATCTTACGAGTGATCAGCTCGATGGCATCCGCATAGCAAGCATGATTCATGATATCGGCAAGATATTCGTCCCTGTAGAGCTTCTCAGCAAGACGACGAGATTAACAGATTCAGAATTCCAGGTAATGAAAACACATGTCCTGTCCGGGTATGACATTCTGAAGGATATTGACTTTCCCTGGCAAA is part of the Deltaproteobacteria bacterium genome and encodes:
- a CDS encoding HD domain-containing protein; amino-acid sequence: MNDEDKTKQELISKLNEMHLHLDEMKKSEDETGHAQSTIQISETRYRRLFETAQAMAFTLEKNDAYKAGHHLRVTNLAFAIGTEMNLTSDQLDGIRIASMIHDIGKIFVPVELLSKTTRLTDSEFQVMKTHVLSGYDILKDIDFPWQIARMVLEHHERMNGSGYPNGLTGDNLLVESRILSVADVVDAIASHRPYRPAWGINVAMYDIKGTRGILYDPEVVDVCLRLFNEKGYKMSDD
- a CDS encoding aldo/keto reductase — translated: MHKGKGCAGLNRRDFLRVGLLGTTSALLGWENLAEAMNYASSGDFVFPTPVYRTLGRTGMKITVVSFGAMLTPEAEVMRVAFDHGVNYVDTARRYMGGKNEEIVAKALKGKRDKIYVATKTQPASKSKEAIIKDVETSLRALETDYIDVIQLHNLTGKDRAFIPETREALVRLKEQGKVRFFGVTTHTNQAEVLHALVEDRDRFFHTALVAYNFKSGKDVTEAIARAAQANIGIIAMKTQAGGYTTGALGPISPHQAALKWALQNKHITAAIPGMRDMAELREDIAVMGMRFGYLDGLILKRYGAAVRPYYCHLCGMCEKTCPRGVEISTINRCLMYAEAYRSAELARSTYYEIPSRVSASACLNCTDCVASCVHGLDIPVKMERARKLLA